A single genomic interval of Streptomyces showdoensis harbors:
- a CDS encoding DMT family transporter, with product MRAQNSATKPMTIAVPQAPAGGRATSPVTVTPPDPAAAPAARRGTLLAALGVVAFSLTFPSTVWGLESFGPWSLVAVRSVLAAVIAGAFLLVGRVPLPERRHWAGLAVVAGGVVIGFPLLTTLALRTSTTSHAAVVVGLLPLTTATFAAIRTGRRPSRTFWIAAVAGAVVVLVFTLQQSGGALSQGDLYLFGALLVCAAGYTEGGRLARLMPGWQVIGWALVLCLPLTVAGSAVALAHEPVHLTAHGVAGLLWVAAGSTFFGLYVWYRGMAAIGIPRASQLQLAQPLLTLFWSVTVLGEELSPAAPVAAGAVLVCIAVTQRARS from the coding sequence ATGAGAGCACAGAATAGCGCTACCAAGCCGATGACGATAGCGGTCCCGCAGGCCCCGGCCGGCGGCCGCGCCACGTCCCCCGTCACGGTCACGCCCCCCGACCCCGCCGCGGCCCCCGCCGCCCGTCGCGGGACCCTCCTGGCCGCTCTCGGCGTGGTCGCGTTCTCGCTGACCTTCCCCTCCACCGTCTGGGGCCTGGAGAGCTTCGGCCCCTGGTCGCTGGTGGCCGTGCGTTCGGTGCTGGCCGCGGTGATCGCCGGCGCCTTCCTGCTCGTGGGCCGGGTGCCGCTGCCCGAGCGCCGCCACTGGGCCGGACTCGCGGTGGTCGCGGGCGGCGTGGTCATCGGCTTCCCGCTGCTGACGACGCTGGCGCTCCGGACCTCCACCACCTCGCACGCCGCCGTGGTGGTCGGACTGCTGCCGCTGACCACCGCGACCTTCGCCGCGATCCGTACCGGCCGGCGCCCGTCCCGCACGTTCTGGATCGCGGCCGTCGCCGGCGCCGTGGTGGTGCTGGTGTTCACGCTCCAGCAGAGCGGCGGGGCGCTCTCCCAGGGCGACCTCTACCTCTTCGGCGCCCTGCTCGTCTGCGCCGCCGGATACACCGAGGGCGGCCGCCTGGCGCGCCTGATGCCGGGCTGGCAGGTCATCGGCTGGGCGCTGGTGCTCTGCCTGCCGCTGACGGTGGCGGGTTCGGCCGTGGCGCTGGCCCACGAGCCGGTGCACCTGACCGCCCACGGCGTCGCGGGCCTGCTCTGGGTGGCCGCCGGGTCCACCTTCTTCGGCCTCTACGTCTGGTACCGGGGCATGGCCGCGATCGGCATCCCGCGCGCCAGCCAGCTCCAGCTCGCCCAGCCGCTGCTCACCCTCTTCTGGTCGGTGACGGTGCTCGGCGAGGAGCTGTCGCCGGCCGCCCCGGTCGCCGCGGGCGCGGTGCTGGTCTGCATCGCGGTGACCCAGCGGGCGAGGAGCTGA
- a CDS encoding 3-hydroxybutyryl-CoA dehydrogenase encodes MADIERVGVVGCGQMGAGIAEVCARSGLEVMVAETTGEALEIGRTRLYNSLSKAAERGKISEEERDATLARLSFTTDLGEFADRDLVIEAVVENEQVKTEIFKVLDQVVTRPDAILASNTSSIPLVKLAVATSRPDQVVGIHFFNPAPVQKLVELIPALTTSEGTISRAQLFAEKTLGKHAIRAQDRSGFVVNALLVPYLLSAIRMFESGIASREDIDNGMEFGCAHPMGPLKLSDLIGLDTIVSIADSMYTEYKEPLYAAPPLLQRMVDAGRLGRKTGSGFYPYS; translated from the coding sequence ATGGCCGACATTGAGCGCGTCGGAGTGGTGGGCTGCGGCCAGATGGGCGCGGGCATCGCGGAGGTGTGTGCCCGCAGCGGCCTCGAGGTGATGGTCGCCGAGACCACCGGCGAGGCGCTGGAGATCGGCCGCACCCGGCTCTACAACTCGCTGTCGAAGGCCGCCGAACGCGGCAAGATCAGCGAGGAGGAGCGCGACGCCACGCTGGCGCGGCTCAGCTTCACCACCGACCTGGGCGAGTTCGCCGACCGCGACCTCGTGATCGAGGCGGTCGTGGAGAACGAGCAGGTCAAGACCGAGATCTTCAAGGTGCTCGACCAGGTGGTGACCCGGCCGGACGCCATCCTGGCCTCCAACACCTCCTCCATCCCGCTGGTGAAGCTGGCCGTGGCGACCTCCCGCCCGGACCAGGTCGTCGGCATCCACTTCTTCAACCCGGCGCCGGTGCAGAAGCTGGTCGAGCTGATCCCCGCCCTCACCACCTCCGAGGGCACGATCAGCCGCGCGCAGCTGTTCGCCGAGAAGACCCTGGGCAAGCACGCGATCCGTGCGCAGGACCGCTCGGGCTTCGTGGTGAACGCCCTGCTCGTGCCGTACCTGCTCTCGGCGATCCGGATGTTCGAGTCGGGCATCGCGAGCCGCGAGGACATCGACAACGGCATGGAGTTCGGCTGCGCCCACCCGATGGGCCCGCTGAAGCTCTCCGACCTGATCGGCCTGGACACGATCGTCTCGATCGCCGACTCGATGTACACCGAGTACAAGGAGCCGCTGTACGCGGCCCCGCCGCTGCTCCAGCGGATGGTGGACGCGGGCCGCCTCGGCCGCAAGACGGGCTCGGGCTTCTACCCGTACTCCTGA
- a CDS encoding glycoside hydrolase family 10 protein, with translation MPLIGRRRFVAGAALGAFAAGDGGSAGAAGAEGAARAAAEPGAPPVAAPGARSAGSGRSGGRSRAAGFRGMWISTVFGRDFPSRTGLTAAAQRAELIALLDLAAERRMTAVMLQVRPTADALWPSPYEPWSEWLTGVQGGDPGWDPLGTAVTEAHARGLELHAWCNPYRVATHADRTRLAPSHPVRLHPDWALTHGGKLYYDPGRPDVRRHVQDAMLDAVRRYDVDALHWDDYFYPAPAGGQAFPDDESFRRYGAGFTDRAAWRRNNVDLLVSETSARIKQLKPHVAFGISPFGVWRNASVDPLGSDTRAVASYDDHHADSRTWVRERWVDYLVPQLYWNIGYGPADYAKLVPWWDAVVRDTGVRLYLGEALYKVGDPAQPAAWQDPQELVRHVRLAREHSGVGGHCYFAAAEVAEDPLGALTAVLADDAPRRSDGA, from the coding sequence ATGCCGCTGATCGGCAGAAGAAGGTTCGTGGCGGGGGCGGCGCTGGGCGCGTTCGCGGCAGGTGACGGGGGGTCCGCCGGGGCCGCCGGTGCGGAAGGGGCGGCCAGGGCGGCCGCGGAGCCCGGGGCCCCGCCCGTGGCGGCGCCCGGCGCGCGGTCGGCCGGAAGCGGCCGGAGCGGCGGGCGGTCCCGGGCCGCCGGCTTCCGGGGCATGTGGATCAGCACGGTCTTCGGCCGTGACTTCCCCTCACGGACCGGCCTGACCGCCGCCGCGCAGCGCGCCGAGCTGATCGCCCTGCTCGACCTCGCGGCGGAGCGCCGGATGACCGCGGTGATGCTCCAGGTCCGGCCCACCGCCGACGCCCTGTGGCCCTCCCCGTACGAGCCGTGGTCGGAGTGGCTCACCGGGGTCCAGGGCGGCGATCCCGGCTGGGACCCGCTCGGCACGGCCGTGACGGAGGCGCACGCCCGCGGCCTGGAGCTGCACGCCTGGTGCAACCCGTACCGGGTCGCCACCCATGCCGACCGGACCCGGCTCGCCCCGAGCCATCCGGTGCGGCTCCACCCCGACTGGGCGCTGACCCACGGCGGCAAGCTCTACTACGACCCGGGCCGGCCCGACGTCCGCCGGCACGTCCAGGACGCCATGCTCGACGCCGTCCGCCGCTACGACGTCGACGCGCTCCACTGGGACGACTACTTCTACCCGGCTCCCGCGGGAGGGCAGGCCTTCCCCGACGACGAGAGCTTCCGCAGGTACGGGGCCGGGTTCACCGACCGGGCGGCCTGGCGGCGGAACAACGTCGACCTGCTCGTCTCCGAGACCTCCGCCCGGATCAAGCAGCTCAAGCCCCACGTCGCCTTCGGCATCAGCCCCTTCGGCGTCTGGCGCAACGCCTCCGTGGACCCGCTCGGCTCCGACACCCGTGCCGTCGCCAGCTACGACGACCACCACGCGGACAGCCGCACGTGGGTCCGGGAACGCTGGGTCGACTACCTGGTCCCGCAGCTCTACTGGAACATCGGCTACGGCCCCGCCGACTACGCGAAGCTGGTGCCCTGGTGGGACGCCGTGGTCCGGGACACCGGCGTACGGCTCTACCTCGGCGAGGCGCTCTACAAGGTCGGCGACCCCGCGCAGCCGGCCGCCTGGCAGGACCCGCAGGAGCTCGTCCGGCACGTCCGGCTGGCCCGGGAACACTCAGGAGTCGGCGGGCACTGCTACTTCGCGGCGGCGGAGGTCGCCGAGGACCCCCTCGGGGCGCTCACCGCCGTGCTCGCCGACGACGCCCCGCGCCGTTCGGACGGGGCGTGA
- a CDS encoding DUF1918 domain-containing protein produces the protein MRASVGDKLLVHGRTVGQHDRTAEVVQVLGENGTPPYRVKYEDDGHESLMSPGPDTVVRHHPEMGTG, from the coding sequence ATGCGTGCGAGCGTGGGCGACAAGCTGCTGGTGCACGGCCGGACCGTCGGTCAGCACGACCGTACGGCCGAGGTCGTCCAGGTACTGGGGGAGAACGGCACTCCCCCGTACCGCGTCAAGTACGAGGACGACGGTCACGAGTCCCTGATGTCACCGGGCCCCGACACCGTCGTCCGTCACCACCCGGAGATGGGGACCGGCTGA
- a CDS encoding PLP-dependent aminotransferase family protein, giving the protein MNESSSVAELAKSLREELNRYSVGEKLPSSRVLVERYRVSPVTVTRALAQLAAEGLVVTRPGAGAYRAEPRAAAPVVGDTSWQQLALSADTATELVPRAVDASGVLVTLSAPQPGVIEFNGGYLHPSLQPERALAAALARAGRRPGAWGRPPTDGLPELREWFARAIGGGVTAAEVLITAGGQPALTTALRALAPPGTPVLVESPTYPGMLAIARAAGLRPVPVPTDADGVRPELLEAAFRATGARVFVCQPLFQNPTGASLGAERSAAVVRIARAAGAFVVEDDFARRLVHEDSAPLPAPLAADDPDGVVVHVCSLTKPTSPSLRVGALAARGPVLERLRAIQVVDSFFVPRPLQETALELVGSPAWSRHVRALAAELKSRRDTMAGAVAHQLPELVLPHVPSGGYQLWLRLPDTLPEAALVSAALRHGVAVAPGRPYFCAEPPAGHIRLSFAGVAGPTEIVEGVRRLRTAVDGLLG; this is encoded by the coding sequence ATGAATGAGAGTAGCAGTGTCGCCGAACTGGCGAAATCCCTGAGGGAAGAGCTCAACCGCTACTCAGTGGGAGAGAAGTTGCCGTCGAGTCGGGTCCTCGTCGAGCGCTACCGCGTCTCCCCGGTCACCGTCACCCGGGCCCTCGCCCAGCTCGCCGCCGAGGGCCTGGTCGTCACCCGGCCCGGCGCCGGCGCCTACCGGGCCGAGCCGCGCGCCGCCGCCCCCGTCGTCGGCGACACCTCCTGGCAGCAGCTCGCCCTCAGCGCCGACACCGCCACCGAACTCGTCCCCCGGGCCGTCGACGCCTCCGGCGTCCTCGTCACCCTCTCCGCGCCCCAGCCCGGCGTCATCGAGTTCAACGGCGGCTACCTCCACCCCTCCCTCCAGCCCGAGCGGGCCCTCGCCGCCGCCCTCGCCCGGGCCGGCCGCCGACCCGGCGCCTGGGGCCGGCCGCCCACCGACGGCCTGCCCGAACTCCGCGAATGGTTCGCCCGCGCGATCGGCGGCGGCGTCACCGCCGCCGAGGTCCTCATCACCGCCGGCGGCCAGCCCGCCCTCACCACCGCCCTGCGCGCCCTCGCCCCGCCCGGCACCCCCGTCCTCGTCGAGTCGCCCACCTACCCGGGCATGCTCGCCATCGCCCGCGCCGCCGGACTGCGCCCCGTCCCCGTCCCCACCGACGCCGACGGCGTCCGGCCCGAGCTGCTCGAAGCCGCCTTCCGCGCCACCGGCGCCCGCGTCTTCGTCTGCCAGCCGCTCTTCCAGAACCCCACCGGCGCCTCGCTCGGCGCCGAACGGAGCGCCGCCGTCGTCCGGATCGCCCGCGCGGCCGGCGCCTTCGTCGTCGAGGACGACTTCGCCCGACGGCTCGTCCACGAGGACTCCGCGCCGCTGCCCGCCCCGCTCGCCGCCGACGACCCCGACGGCGTCGTCGTGCACGTCTGCTCGCTGACCAAGCCGACCTCCCCGAGCCTGCGGGTGGGCGCCCTGGCCGCCCGCGGCCCGGTCCTGGAGCGGCTGCGCGCCATCCAGGTCGTCGACAGCTTCTTCGTCCCCCGCCCCCTCCAGGAGACCGCCCTCGAACTCGTCGGCTCCCCGGCTTGGAGCCGCCATGTGCGCGCCCTCGCCGCCGAGCTGAAGAGCCGCCGCGACACCATGGCCGGCGCCGTCGCCCACCAACTGCCCGAACTCGTCCTGCCGCACGTCCCCTCCGGCGGCTACCAGCTCTGGCTCCGCCTGCCCGACACCCTTCCCGAAGCCGCCCTCGTCTCCGCGGCGCTGCGCCACGGCGTCGCCGTCGCGCCCGGACGGCCCTACTTCTGCGCCGAGCCGCCCGCCGGCCACATCCGGCTGAGTTTCGCGGGTGTCGCGGGCCCCACGGAGATCGTCGAGGGCGTGCGGC
- the pheT gene encoding phenylalanine--tRNA ligase subunit beta yields MRVPLSWLREYVDLPVTETGRDVQAKLISAGLEVETVEQLGAGLTGPLVVGKVLTIEELTEFKKPIRFCTVDVGQANGTGEPQEIICGARNFAEGDKVVVALPGAVLPGDFRIAERKTYGRVSRGMICSGGELGMGDDGSHGIIVLPPEHEVGLDATVLLELFDEVLDIAVTPDRGYCLSMRGVARELAIAYGLPLRDPALLDVPAPNSYGYPVQIADPIGCDRFTARTVVGLDPEARSPIWLQRRLQKAGMRPISLAVDITNYVMLELGQPLHAYDRTRVDGPIGVRRAAAGEKITTLDGTARVLDSGDLVITDNRGPIGLAGVMGGADTEIADPVTDPETGIVTGTTEVVVEAAHFDAISIARTARRHKLSSEASKRFERGVDPQAAAAAAQRTVDLLVLLAGGTAEAGVTEVVAPSAPRTIAMPADHPDRVAGVAYGRETVVRRLQEIGCDVYGQDELVVTVPSWRPDLYVPNDLAEEVIRLEGYENLPSTLPKPPAGRGLTERQRTHRRVGRALAGAGYVEALNYPFIGEGVFDQLGLDADDARRRVVKLVNPLSDEEPALRTTLLPGLLGALRRNDGRGSHDLALFETGLVFRPTEGQPGVAVRLGVDGRPTDEEIARVNAALPAQPRRAAVVLAGAREQAGWWGKGRPSDWADAIQAARTVAAEAGVGLLIDADQHAPWHPGRCAAFHVVIDGVKTLVGHGGELHPRVVKALGLPARTCAMELDLDLLEQANEGPLKAPRISSFPVATQDVALVVDQDVPSAMVEYYLAGGAGELLESIRLFDVYTGDQIGEGKKSLAYALKFRAPDRTLTVEEATAARDAAVALAAEHTGAVLRGA; encoded by the coding sequence ATGCGGGTCCCGCTTTCTTGGCTGCGGGAGTACGTCGACCTGCCGGTCACGGAGACCGGCCGTGACGTGCAGGCCAAGCTCATTTCGGCAGGCCTCGAGGTCGAGACCGTCGAGCAGCTCGGCGCCGGCCTCACCGGCCCGCTGGTGGTCGGCAAGGTCCTCACCATCGAGGAGCTGACGGAGTTCAAGAAGCCCATCCGCTTCTGCACCGTCGACGTCGGTCAGGCCAACGGCACCGGCGAGCCCCAGGAGATCATCTGCGGCGCCCGGAACTTCGCCGAGGGCGACAAGGTCGTCGTGGCGCTGCCCGGCGCCGTGCTGCCCGGAGACTTCCGCATCGCCGAGCGCAAGACGTACGGCCGGGTCTCCCGCGGCATGATCTGCTCGGGCGGCGAGCTCGGCATGGGCGACGACGGCTCGCACGGCATCATCGTGCTGCCGCCGGAGCACGAGGTCGGCCTGGACGCCACGGTCCTCCTGGAGCTGTTCGACGAGGTCCTCGACATCGCCGTCACCCCGGACCGCGGCTACTGCCTCTCGATGCGCGGCGTCGCCCGCGAGCTCGCCATCGCGTACGGCCTGCCGCTGCGCGACCCGGCCCTGCTCGACGTGCCCGCGCCGAACTCGTACGGCTACCCGGTCCAGATCGCCGACCCGATCGGCTGCGACCGCTTCACCGCCCGTACGGTCGTCGGCCTCGACCCCGAGGCCCGCAGCCCGATCTGGCTGCAGCGCCGCCTGCAGAAGGCCGGCATGCGCCCGATCTCGCTGGCCGTCGACATCACGAACTACGTGATGCTGGAGCTCGGCCAGCCGCTGCACGCCTACGACCGCACCCGCGTCGACGGTCCCATCGGGGTCCGCCGCGCCGCCGCCGGCGAGAAGATCACCACCCTCGACGGCACCGCGCGGGTCCTCGACTCCGGGGACCTGGTCATCACCGACAACCGCGGGCCCATCGGCCTCGCGGGCGTCATGGGCGGCGCCGACACGGAGATCGCCGACCCGGTGACCGACCCGGAGACCGGCATCGTCACCGGCACCACCGAGGTCGTCGTCGAGGCCGCGCACTTCGACGCGATCTCGATCGCCCGTACGGCCCGCCGCCACAAGCTGTCCTCCGAGGCGTCCAAGCGCTTCGAGCGCGGTGTCGACCCGCAGGCCGCCGCCGCGGCCGCGCAGCGCACGGTCGACCTGCTCGTGCTGCTCGCGGGCGGCACGGCCGAGGCCGGTGTCACCGAGGTCGTCGCCCCGTCGGCGCCCCGCACCATCGCCATGCCGGCCGACCACCCGGACCGCGTCGCGGGCGTCGCCTACGGCCGCGAGACCGTCGTCCGCCGCCTCCAGGAGATCGGCTGCGACGTCTACGGGCAGGACGAGCTCGTCGTCACCGTCCCGTCCTGGCGCCCCGACCTCTACGTGCCGAACGACCTGGCCGAAGAGGTCATCCGCCTGGAGGGCTACGAGAACCTGCCCTCCACGCTGCCCAAGCCGCCCGCCGGCCGCGGCCTCACCGAGCGCCAGCGCACCCACCGCCGGGTGGGCCGCGCCCTGGCCGGCGCCGGCTACGTCGAGGCGCTGAACTACCCGTTCATCGGCGAGGGCGTCTTCGACCAGCTCGGCCTCGACGCGGACGACGCCCGCCGCCGGGTCGTCAAGCTGGTCAACCCGCTCTCCGACGAGGAGCCCGCCCTCCGTACGACGCTGCTGCCGGGCCTGCTCGGCGCGCTGCGCCGCAACGACGGGCGCGGCAGCCACGACCTGGCGCTCTTCGAGACCGGTCTGGTCTTCCGCCCGACCGAGGGCCAGCCGGGCGTCGCCGTCCGCCTGGGCGTCGACGGGCGTCCCACCGACGAGGAGATCGCCCGCGTCAACGCCGCGCTGCCCGCGCAGCCGCGTCGCGCCGCCGTCGTCCTCGCCGGTGCGCGCGAGCAGGCCGGCTGGTGGGGCAAGGGCCGTCCGTCCGACTGGGCGGACGCGATCCAGGCCGCCCGCACGGTGGCCGCCGAGGCCGGGGTCGGCCTGCTGATCGACGCCGACCAGCACGCTCCCTGGCACCCGGGCCGCTGCGCCGCCTTCCACGTCGTGATCGACGGCGTGAAGACGCTGGTCGGCCACGGCGGCGAGCTGCACCCGCGGGTCGTCAAGGCGCTGGGCCTCCCGGCCCGCACCTGCGCGATGGAGCTGGACCTCGACCTCCTGGAGCAGGCGAACGAGGGGCCCCTCAAGGCCCCGCGCATCTCCTCCTTCCCGGTCGCGACCCAGGACGTCGCCCTGGTCGTCGACCAGGACGTCCCCTCGGCGATGGTGGAGTACTACCTGGCCGGCGGCGCGGGTGAACTCCTGGAGTCCATCCGCCTGTTCGACGTCTACACCGGCGACCAGATCGGCGAGGGCAAGAAGTCCCTCGCGTACGCCCTGAAGTTCCGCGCCCCCGACCGCACCCTGACGGTCGAGGAGGCCACGGCCGCCCGCGACGCGGCGGTCGCCCTGGCGGCGGAGCACACGGGAGCGGTGCTGCGCGGCGCGTGA
- a CDS encoding NUDIX domain-containing protein, with protein MQWTKVSEQSVYENRWFRVNLADVELPDGRHLDHYLIRLRPVAVATAVNDADEVLLLWRHRFITDSWGWELAAGVVEDGEATEAAAAREMEEETGWRPGPLRPLLTVEPSNGLTDARHHLYWSDEATWTGPPQDAFESSRVEWVPLKLVPDMIARGEVPAANMAAGLLMLWHLRLG; from the coding sequence GTGCAGTGGACGAAAGTAAGTGAACAGTCCGTCTATGAGAACCGCTGGTTCCGGGTGAACCTCGCGGACGTCGAACTCCCCGACGGCCGCCACCTCGACCACTATCTGATCCGGCTCCGCCCCGTCGCCGTCGCGACCGCCGTCAACGACGCCGACGAGGTCCTGCTGCTCTGGCGCCACCGCTTCATCACCGACAGCTGGGGCTGGGAGCTGGCCGCCGGCGTCGTCGAGGACGGCGAGGCCACCGAGGCGGCGGCCGCCCGCGAGATGGAGGAGGAGACCGGCTGGCGCCCGGGACCGCTGCGCCCGCTCCTCACCGTGGAGCCGTCCAACGGCCTCACCGACGCCCGCCACCACCTCTACTGGTCGGACGAGGCCACCTGGACCGGGCCGCCGCAGGACGCCTTCGAGTCCTCGCGGGTCGAATGGGTCCCGCTCAAACTCGTCCCCGACATGATCGCCAGGGGCGAGGTCCCGGCCGCCAACATGGCCGCCGGGCTGCTCATGCTGTGGCACCTGCGGCTCGGCTGA
- a CDS encoding PP2C family protein-serine/threonine phosphatase, whose amino-acid sequence MAPLAAPVVWGLVAVAWKLGCPLARQPGVPMRVASSLLFFTVGTGLVLGARRGLKRELTRVRAVADATQQVLLRPPPARLDGLSVAAGQLSASRGAVVGGDLYEAAATPYGVRIVIGDVRGHGLAALGAVVAVLGSFREAAHDEPELAGVLRRLDRALGRHLCERAREEHPARSGRAPEHPAAEEFVTLLLLEIRADGLVYVLDCGHPGPYRLGHRVEAVPVGEPLPPLGAFPLPAELVPYRATRLRPGETLVLHTDGAEEARDHRGRFFALEAALAGAAGEAPAALVRRVHTALLRHTGGRLADDVALLVVRNDRVRVPAQPAEPGLRRTRPEPSPH is encoded by the coding sequence ATGGCTCCGCTGGCGGCTCCGGTCGTGTGGGGGCTCGTCGCCGTCGCCTGGAAGCTGGGGTGTCCGCTGGCGCGGCAGCCCGGGGTCCCGATGCGGGTCGCGAGCAGCCTCCTCTTCTTCACCGTCGGGACCGGCCTGGTGCTCGGCGCCCGGCGCGGCCTCAAGCGGGAGCTGACCCGGGTGCGGGCCGTCGCCGACGCCACCCAGCAGGTGCTGCTCCGCCCGCCGCCGGCCCGCCTCGACGGACTCTCGGTCGCCGCCGGCCAGCTCTCCGCGTCCCGGGGCGCGGTCGTCGGCGGCGACCTGTACGAGGCCGCGGCCACCCCGTACGGGGTGCGCATCGTCATCGGCGACGTGCGGGGGCACGGGCTCGCCGCGCTCGGAGCGGTGGTCGCCGTGCTGGGCAGCTTCCGCGAGGCCGCCCACGACGAGCCCGAACTGGCGGGCGTGCTGAGGCGCCTGGACCGGGCGCTCGGCCGGCACCTGTGCGAGCGGGCCCGGGAGGAGCACCCGGCCCGGTCCGGTCGGGCCCCGGAACATCCCGCGGCCGAGGAGTTCGTGACGCTGCTGCTCCTGGAGATCCGCGCCGACGGCCTGGTGTACGTGCTCGACTGCGGCCACCCCGGCCCGTACCGGCTCGGCCACCGCGTCGAGGCCGTCCCCGTCGGCGAGCCGCTGCCCCCGCTCGGCGCCTTCCCGCTGCCGGCCGAGCTGGTGCCGTACCGCGCGACCCGGCTGCGCCCCGGCGAGACCCTGGTCCTCCACACGGACGGCGCGGAGGAGGCCCGCGACCACCGGGGCCGGTTCTTCGCACTGGAGGCCGCCCTCGCGGGTGCGGCGGGCGAGGCGCCGGCCGCGCTCGTCCGCCGGGTGCACACCGCGCTGCTGCGCCACACGGGCGGACGGCTCGCCGACGACGTCGCCCTGCTCGTCGTACGCAACGACCGGGTGCGGGTACCGGCGCAGCCCGCCGAACCCGGGCTGCGCCGTACCCGGCCCGAGCCCTCCCCCCACTAG